The Eublepharis macularius isolate TG4126 chromosome 12, MPM_Emac_v1.0, whole genome shotgun sequence genomic sequence gaactaaaaaacccagcgaacagcccaatccgctgttcatgaacaagctgttcgctagcccccattctaaatgaacaggtggtcgttgcaagcctcatgttcgttgctgttcattgctgttcgtcaagccaaacagtctggcacctgcaatcaattcccatggcaactcaggcagggattgtctgaactctgtctgaactcctgctgttgccctggaaaccccaatctaagcccaatttagcttgacaggcaggtcttcctggaATTACCATTTTCTAATGCTGTAGAATCTACGTCATGCTACATGTTTGAGTGAGGAGAACTTTATCTTGGAAAAATTTAAAAACTCCTTGTGCGAAAAAGTGCTTTTCTTGAATGTTTTTTCCTCTAAGCCTTTACACTTGTCtgtattcctttaaaaaatgttaaacagTGGCATTCTGCATGTTTCTTTTGTAAAATAAAAGGATTCCAACAAGCCAACAATGATTTTATGCCAAATTTAAAAGCTTGTCTGTAAAATTATCTCTGAGCATTCCATCCAatggaaataaaataaactttgagAGACTGTTTTCACAGCCTTGTTTAGAGCCATAAACACAGAGAAATTCTATTGATCTAAGCAATATTTAATTACTCCAGTACTGAGTTTTtagcccctccccctttttggcATTAATATTGCTAAATGCCTATGTTGGCTGCATTTAGAACCAGCTTCTGAATATTACATGTTGCTTATACTAAAAACAATATATAGGAGAAATCATGTCCAGCCTGCCTGTTAAGATTTTCTTCTGAAGACTGCTGTCTGTGCCTCTACTTGCAGAGGTGAGACATGTGGTGACCAGAGACAGgtctttttcagtggtggtaccTCTTTGGAGTGttctcccccttgaggctcacctggcacctacctttctTTCCTTTAGGTGTCAAGCTAAAACATTTcagtttacccaggcttttaactaatgGATTTTATAAATTCCAGCCATTTTATAGTGTGCTTTTGCCTGagaatttttttcctcctgtgTCGTTTTAGGCTGTTTAATGTGTATTACACTATTTTTATGGCATGTTTTTAGGGCTGTGAtttaatgttttcattttattgttttaattataaGCTTTCTTGAGATGGCTTGTAAATCTtccaaataaacaataataaataaatgtattcaaTGTCCAAAATTATCTTAATTATAAAATTCTGCAACACAGATttgagaagaaataacattttttcctccaggcagttggcaaccttagaagcAAGATGATGTGGCAGCTTCAGGCAAAAGGATATTGGACACTATTAATATTGGCAGTGGCCTTGTGCAGTTTCAGGTTGTGTATTGGAGGTATGTGCAGGAGTACTTCCTGATATATTATGAAGTCCCATTTCAAGTAGTCAGAAATGGAAATTTGCAATTTGTCTCATGGGTAGTAAAACATTCAAGGCTGGACTTAAAGCATATTTCCTTAATATTTATATAGAGTTTTGCTCTTTAAACTTACTGTATCGTGCCATGAGTTTCTGCACGGTCTTTCACAGCACCTCCATTTAAGACTGCTTGCTTTGTCAATATTTCTACTTTTTCAATCTCATGCTTCTTTAGTTCGCTAGctgtataaatgaaaaaaaaaacactagacTTTTGATCACTTAGCAGCAacagacttgcaatgcaatcctgtgcaaagttcctccagtcttagcccattaaaatcaatggttcCTGCAGCAATCAACTGTATTCTTGTGGCTTCTTTCTTTGCTCACAGGCGCAAGTCCAGAAGAGCTGCGACACATAGATGTGTGTATCCCCACGCCCAGTCCTTGTCAGCATTAAAATAAGCCTTGAAAGAAGGGGAAGTAAAGCCAAGGAACAGTGGGCAATGATGGGAAGAGAAGGAATTGCCCCCCCATGGCTATTTTTTTTGTTCAAAATGCACCCCCCATACCTCTTCCCTGTCAGGAGAAAAGCCGCTTGAGGTACCCTATTTGTAACAGGCAAAGCCCCACACTTTCCCTAGCATCCTGTTTTCAGATATGCAGTCTTGTATCCGTTTATTTACTATCTTAAGGAAACTCACCTGAAGGCAAGATAAATGCTATTCTGCTAGTAGTAgtttttttggcatcttttctgTCTTTGTGTGAAGAACAAGGAAACCtaggagggaaaggaagaaattatAAGAAAGGGGCTGTTCATAGTCATGTCCTTGTTAAGTAATACCAACCATGAACACTTGAAATAGATGAGTTATGTACAGGGTTCGGTCATGAGCGCTAGACAGTGTATTGACTGAATCTGTGTTGAACTTCTCAGATCCTCACggtaacatctccagttaaaaggacttcTGTTAAAGAAAAAGCATGCCTACTGTCTTATGTGAAAAAGCAGGAATATTTTTCTTGTTCATGTGTGGATTAGGAAACTAATGAGCATGGGAGCTGCAAGGACTTGGCAGGGGCACCTTATTTTCCCCAGCATCCACTCCACTATTTTTCCTTCTCTAATATCCCTGATAAACCCCCCTTTGctgttctcttcttcccacccacccgccaacatacctttatctgctcctctgtcttcagctttcccttcccctGACAGCCTCTTCATGGGAAAGATAATGTTTGAGAtgtgtggtggctgctgccaggctggatccagttgcatggtggctgCCACTAGGCCATGCCCACTTGTGGCctccaagtccatccctgcccaTCCTGCCAGCTTTGTTTTTGAGAAACCAAGGTTTAGAAGACTCAGCAATGTTGTTGTAATTGCTTAGCAACCTCTTAAATGGCAACTGAGAACTAAGTGGGCACTCTATTCTTAAAGCTGTAGGAGCAGTTTCTATTTTGGAGTGTTTTAATCCTCCAGTGTATTTTCTTTTAGAGTTCAGATTTTGCTGCAAATCTCAAACTtctttcaggtttgtagagaaattGTCCTAATCTATTCCTAGTTCCATTCTGTGGATCTGTTGGTCCACACTCTGTGGCTCagttcagatttatttatttatggcccacctttctcactgagactcaaggcaaattacacaatgcgacagtagtacagtcagtatcaaggacaattcataaacaatgccgtagggtaaataaatgcaagtttacaaagacacaacgTTAGCAAGAAACATGACTAAGTGCAGTTTGATTCACTTTGTAGCAGGACTATCCATTTTTAGGGTTTTGGCcaagaagcaaaataaaaataaaagaaatgaagTAACTATAATAATACATAATATGGATCAAAGAACACTGGCTGTATTGTGGATATCtgaggatgggatataaataccttttctcctcctcctccagcagacTGCGATATGTAGCTATCTCTTGTTCAAGCCTCATTTTAGTGTCCAGTAATTCTTCATGTTGCTGGACCTGTTTCTGAATCCCTTGCCGCACCTCTTGTAGCTCTTTCTCCAGACCTTCAATCTCTGTTTCTAAGTATTTTAGCTGTGTTTGGTACTGCTGTTCTGTGGCACGCAGAGAACTTTCCAGGCCCTTTTCCTGTAAATTAAATcactgttaaatttaaaaaaaaaatctgaaaagccaAAGATCATCAA encodes the following:
- the KRT222 gene encoding keratin-like protein KRT222 — translated: MDKDEEVLKAAKAELKEARRQWHHMQREIDTLHAVEKGLESSLRATEQQYQTQLKYLETEIEGLEKELQEVRQGIQKQVQQHEELLDTKMRLEQEIATYRSLLEEEEKRFPCSSHKDRKDAKKTTTSRIAFILPSASELKKHEIEKVEILTKQAVLNGGAVKDRAETHGTIQTEKVDEVIKEWEGSFFKDNPRLRKKSVSLRFDLHLAATDEGCLQTKEKSLPDIEVRLVMRRSCSIPSIKT